From Rutidosis leptorrhynchoides isolate AG116_Rl617_1_P2 chromosome 3, CSIRO_AGI_Rlap_v1, whole genome shotgun sequence, a single genomic window includes:
- the LOC139902719 gene encoding uncharacterized protein, whose translation MSDDSSVSSGSITKISKLEFNDPLYLHPSDTFGASLITQKYEYEDDEVLLGQWDRCNFVVLTWILMSLSEDVYNGQKISKTAEFVWNELKETYDKIDASVTFNLYQKINSCSQSGQSLSDYYHNLNAMWRQFDDMVKIDDIVSANKSFQEHSQFLKLMQFLMGLDDVYVPIRSQILTSDPVPSVKTAFSIISRDESHRLHSASSSNVNKIHSSAFNSKTANFVNGSNSTNNKKKNTKSTSEMHKL comes from the exons ATGTCTGATGATAGTTCTGTTAGTTCTGGTAGTATTACTAAGATTAGTAAACTTGAATTTAATGATCCTTTGTATTTACATCCTAGTGATACATTTGGTGCTTCTTTAATCACACAAAA ATATGAATATGAGGATGATGAAGTGTTATTAGGTCAATGGGATAGATGTAACTTTGTTGTTCTTACATGGATTCTAATGTCTCTGTCTGAAGATGTATACAATGGTCAAAAAATTTCAAAAACAGCTGAATTTGTTTGGAATGAGTTAAAAGAAACCTATGACAAGATAGATGCATCTGTTACATTTAATCTATATCAAAAAATTAATTCATGTAGTCAATCTGGTCAATCATTATCTGACTATTATCATAACTTGAATGCTATGTGGAGACAATTTGATGATATGGTTAAAATTGATGATATTGTGTCTGCTAATAAATCTTTCCAAGAACATAGTCAATTTCTAAAGCTTATGCAGTTTTTAATGGGTCTTGATGATGTTTATGTGCCTATTAGAAGTCAAATTCTTACTTCTGATCCTGTTCCATCTGTTAAAACTGCTTTTTCAATTATTTCTAGGGATGAGTCTCATAGATTGCATTCTGCATCTAGTTCTAATGTCAATAAGATACACTCATCTGCTTTTAATTCTAAAACTGCTAATTTTGTTAATGGTAGTAATTCTACAAATAAcaagaaaaaaaatacaaaatcCACCTCTGAAATGCACAAACTGTAA